The following are from one region of the Chloracidobacterium sp. genome:
- a CDS encoding formimidoylglutamase, giving the protein MSDIFSLTTRPNRDLFFTNDDRNDPRMGSLVATAPSDYAAAEIVILGCPQDEGIRRAKGRPGAASAPDAIREQFYQLSTLNIKKRVFDLGDTQIGETLEATHRDHAAVLEAVLRDGKRLIVLGGGNDIAYPAGVAMSAIYHPEWWIGVHVDSRLDVRIAKERDAGTQYRQLLDERLLLPENFFEVGFQSHFCSPAYYNYIRDLGVHRISLELLRSRADVDRELKDAIRLEFIKHSASVNTYFGFDMGAVRSADAPGTTSPSPLGLRAGEFITLVKYAASLANTRMIEFSEANPDYDQDHRTMKLVAIAMHRFCSGVQ; this is encoded by the coding sequence ATGAGCGATATCTTTAGTCTGACGACCCGTCCGAACCGTGACCTGTTCTTCACGAACGACGACCGGAATGACCCGAGAATGGGATCGCTGGTCGCGACGGCCCCAAGCGATTATGCCGCAGCTGAGATCGTTATTCTCGGCTGCCCGCAGGACGAAGGCATCCGACGCGCAAAAGGCCGCCCCGGTGCGGCGTCAGCGCCCGATGCCATCCGGGAACAGTTCTATCAACTCTCAACACTTAACATCAAAAAGCGTGTGTTCGATTTGGGCGATACGCAGATCGGCGAGACGCTCGAAGCGACACATAGAGATCACGCGGCGGTCCTTGAGGCCGTCTTGCGTGACGGTAAACGCCTGATAGTACTTGGCGGAGGAAACGACATCGCGTATCCCGCAGGAGTGGCGATGTCAGCAATTTATCATCCTGAGTGGTGGATAGGTGTTCACGTTGATTCACGTCTCGATGTCAGAATAGCAAAGGAACGTGACGCTGGTACGCAGTATAGGCAGCTCTTGGACGAAAGGCTCCTTTTGCCTGAGAATTTTTTTGAAGTCGGTTTTCAATCGCATTTCTGTTCTCCGGCCTACTACAACTACATTCGGGATCTCGGTGTTCACCGGATCAGCCTGGAATTACTACGTTCTCGGGCCGATGTCGATCGCGAACTGAAGGACGCTATCCGACTCGAGTTCATCAAACATAGCGCATCGGTCAATACCTATTTCGGCTTCGATATGGGTGCGGTCCGGTCTGCTGATGCACCTGGCACAACGTCACCTTCGCCTCTCGGGCTAAGGGCGGGCGAGTTCATAACGCTTGTAAAATACGCAGCCTCGCTGGCGAACACACGCATGATCGAATTCTCGGAAGCGAACCCCGACTATGACCAGGATCACCGTACAATGAAGCTAGTCGCGATCGCAATGCACCGGTTTTGTTCGGGCGTGCAATAA
- a CDS encoding GlsB/YeaQ/YmgE family stress response membrane protein yields the protein MVSLIIWLILGFLAGYIAKMILPGSDGGGLILTTILGIVGAVVGGYIGTFIGYPMISSFDNIGSSIPSFISSIIGAIVVLAIFRLLSGRNVL from the coding sequence ATGGTTTCGTTGATTATCTGGCTGATTCTTGGTTTTTTGGCGGGTTACATAGCAAAAATGATCCTTCCAGGGTCGGACGGCGGCGGTTTGATCCTGACGACGATACTTGGGATCGTCGGCGCCGTAGTTGGCGGATATATAGGGACATTCATCGGTTACCCGATGATCAGCAGTTTCGACAATATCGGCAGTTCGATCCCGAGTTTCATTTCGTCGATAATTGGAGCGATCGTCGTCCTCGCGATATTTCGTTTACTTTCGGGTCGAAACGTACTCTGA
- the thrS gene encoding threonine--tRNA ligase: protein MSELNIQFGGIQKTIPAPATVADAIKAFDRDILKRSIAARVNGEESDLSRELFVTDEVLSIEPITIESGEGLEVIRHSTAHLLAAALLNMFPGTKLGVGPALMDDPRYGFFYDVIAPRNLTEEDLPLIEKTMRAMVKQNLRYRREDIDKASILEIFGNRDEPLKCELIDEKVEGSASVYYIDDSPFIDFCLGPHVPHTGKLQAFKLLAISGAYWKGDSEREQMQRIYGIAFATQQELDAWLKQREEAEKRDHRKLGRQLDLFSIDDDYGQGLILWHPKGGIIRNEMERLLREELERRGYSFVYTPHIAKKDLWVTSGHEENYADGMYSPTSIEDEEYRLKPMNCPFHIGIYKSSPRSYRDLPQRYSEMGTVYRAELSGTLHGLMRVRGFSVDDAHLFVRQDQIHSEVSDCLDFAIKVFETYGFDDVRFELSVRGEAENKGYLGSDADWAAAEEQLASALDERNISYERIEGEAAFYGPKIDIKIADAIGRIWQLGTIQLDFNLPERFALEYTGDDNQKHRPFMIHRALFGSIERFFGVLIEHYAGAFPLWLAPVQVAVLPITDRINDYADSVASELKNAGFRVESNTRSDKIGAKIRDAQLQKVPFMLVLGDKEFEEKSVAVRERKQGDIGAMSLDEFIEMIRRQKELRSL, encoded by the coding sequence ATGAGCGAATTGAACATACAATTTGGCGGTATTCAAAAGACCATCCCGGCGCCGGCAACCGTTGCCGACGCGATCAAGGCATTTGACCGCGACATTCTAAAGAGATCGATCGCGGCGCGTGTCAACGGCGAAGAGAGCGATCTCAGCCGAGAGCTCTTCGTCACCGACGAAGTTCTTTCTATCGAGCCTATAACGATCGAAAGCGGCGAGGGACTTGAGGTGATTCGGCATTCGACAGCGCACCTATTGGCCGCAGCTCTGCTGAACATGTTTCCGGGAACAAAGCTCGGTGTCGGACCGGCGTTGATGGACGATCCGCGGTATGGTTTTTTCTACGACGTCATAGCTCCACGCAACCTCACCGAAGAAGATCTTCCGTTGATCGAAAAGACGATGCGGGCGATGGTCAAACAGAATCTCCGTTATCGGCGCGAAGATATCGATAAAGCAAGCATTCTCGAGATCTTTGGAAATCGTGACGAACCGCTCAAATGCGAACTTATCGATGAAAAGGTCGAGGGCAGCGCAAGCGTTTATTACATCGACGATTCGCCCTTCATCGACTTTTGTCTCGGACCGCACGTTCCGCACACCGGTAAGCTGCAGGCATTCAAGTTGCTCGCGATCTCAGGGGCTTATTGGAAGGGCGACTCCGAACGCGAACAGATGCAGCGCATCTATGGAATTGCCTTCGCAACGCAACAGGAACTTGACGCATGGTTGAAACAACGCGAAGAGGCGGAAAAACGCGATCACCGGAAATTGGGCAGACAGCTGGATCTTTTCTCGATCGATGACGATTACGGCCAGGGGCTGATCCTGTGGCACCCTAAAGGCGGTATCATCCGCAATGAAATGGAACGGCTGCTGCGCGAAGAGCTTGAGCGGCGCGGATACAGTTTCGTTTACACGCCGCATATTGCCAAGAAGGACCTGTGGGTAACGAGCGGTCACGAAGAGAATTACGCCGACGGCATGTATTCTCCAACGAGCATCGAGGACGAAGAGTATCGTCTGAAGCCGATGAACTGCCCGTTTCATATCGGGATCTATAAGAGCTCGCCGAGATCGTACCGAGACCTTCCGCAGCGTTACTCGGAAATGGGCACCGTCTATCGGGCCGAGCTTTCGGGAACGCTCCATGGCTTGATGCGCGTTCGGGGATTTTCTGTTGATGATGCGCATCTATTTGTTCGTCAGGATCAGATACATTCCGAAGTCTCAGATTGTCTCGATTTCGCGATCAAGGTCTTTGAGACCTATGGTTTCGACGATGTTCGGTTCGAGCTTTCGGTTCGCGGCGAGGCCGAGAACAAAGGCTATCTCGGTTCAGATGCGGACTGGGCCGCAGCCGAAGAACAGCTCGCAAGTGCGCTGGACGAACGCAACATCAGCTACGAACGCATCGAAGGTGAGGCAGCCTTTTACGGTCCGAAGATAGATATCAAGATCGCGGACGCGATAGGCCGGATCTGGCAGCTGGGCACGATACAGCTTGATTTCAATCTCCCGGAGCGATTCGCTCTTGAGTACACCGGGGACGACAATCAGAAACACCGGCCATTCATGATCCATCGTGCATTGTTTGGCTCGATCGAAAGGTTCTTCGGCGTGCTGATCGAACATTACGCGGGGGCATTTCCGCTTTGGCTCGCTCCCGTGCAGGTCGCGGTGTTGCCGATAACCGATCGGATCAACGATTATGCCGATTCGGTCGCGTCTGAACTCAAGAACGCCGGCTTTCGTGTTGAATCTAATACGCGTTCTGATAAGATCGGAGCGAAGATCAGAGACGCTCAACTGCAAAAGGTTCCGTTTATGTTGGTCCTTGGCGACAAGGAGTTCGAAGAAAAGTCGGTCGCGGTTCGCGAACGCAAGCAGGGAGACATCGGCGCGATGTCTCTGGATGAGTTCATAGAGATGATCCGCAGACAAAAAGAACTGCGAAGTCTCTAG
- a CDS encoding translation initiation factor IF-3 codes for MARRFGGRSQRPRFREPLHRTNERIRVPSVRVVTEDGEAFGVMDTRDAIQKAREMGLDLVEIAPNAKPPVCKIIDYGKFLYEQKKKAHEAKKKQVTVQVKEIKFRPGTDDHDYDYRMKHAREWLEGGDKVRAAIAFRGREMTHRELGAKILKKLTEDLIDLAEVEVFPKMEGYQMFTIFVPKKTKVAEKKPSADKAAKKDEKPAKPERSSDKPATAEVQSEVAKDDDEIF; via the coding sequence ATCGCTAGAAGATTTGGTGGAAGGAGTCAGAGGCCGCGATTTCGCGAGCCGCTTCACCGTACGAACGAACGAATTAGGGTTCCTTCGGTGCGGGTCGTGACGGAAGATGGCGAAGCATTTGGCGTGATGGATACGCGTGACGCTATCCAAAAGGCACGTGAAATGGGACTTGATCTTGTAGAGATCGCCCCGAATGCGAAACCGCCGGTATGTAAGATCATCGATTACGGTAAGTTTCTTTACGAACAAAAGAAAAAGGCCCATGAAGCGAAGAAAAAACAGGTAACTGTTCAGGTCAAAGAGATCAAATTTCGCCCGGGCACCGACGATCACGATTACGACTACCGGATGAAGCATGCTCGGGAATGGCTTGAGGGCGGCGACAAGGTGAGAGCAGCCATCGCATTTCGCGGACGTGAAATGACACACCGCGAGCTTGGAGCAAAGATACTGAAAAAGCTGACCGAGGACCTTATCGACCTTGCCGAGGTTGAGGTCTTTCCGAAGATGGAAGGCTATCAGATGTTCACGATCTTTGTACCCAAGAAAACGAAGGTCGCAGAAAAGAAACCGTCTGCCGATAAGGCGGCGAAGAAGGATGAAAAGCCTGCGAAACCCGAAAGGAGCTCTGATAAGCCGGCGACGGCTGAGGTCCAATCGGAAGTTGCCAAGGACGACGACGAGATTTTCTAA
- a CDS encoding M28 family peptidase, translating into MSFGQAAGVKSGFDAKDYTALIERIASGANSEERGAAIKAELSAIKVRVSTEGFSRKTRDGATVRGNNIFGEVSNPRAKRTVMIGAHYDRVAAGKGAVDNASGSAAVLMLLRAFRDSPLKDTNLQAAFWDHEEQGLHGSRIFVENRKDAGLPAVYINFDVYGYGDTLWLWSEGEPSAFVRSLLDSSAASKFNAVHGSVYPPSDHLSFKAGGVETYSFSLLSADEVSGIVQLLGGEAPAPGKMPKALTTIHTESDTLDKIDAAAVVRSLPIVEAAIRILDK; encoded by the coding sequence GTGTCCTTCGGTCAGGCGGCCGGTGTAAAGTCTGGCTTTGATGCAAAGGACTATACCGCGCTGATCGAACGCATAGCATCCGGTGCAAACTCTGAAGAGCGCGGTGCGGCGATAAAGGCCGAGCTATCAGCAATCAAGGTCCGCGTCTCAACCGAGGGATTCTCACGAAAAACGCGTGACGGTGCAACCGTCCGAGGAAACAATATCTTCGGTGAAGTCTCAAATCCGCGTGCGAAACGGACAGTGATGATCGGTGCACATTACGACCGCGTTGCCGCCGGAAAAGGTGCGGTCGACAACGCCTCGGGATCGGCTGCTGTCCTGATGCTTTTACGGGCATTCCGGGATAGTCCGTTAAAGGACACCAATTTGCAGGCGGCATTTTGGGATCACGAGGAACAGGGGCTTCACGGTTCAAGGATATTCGTTGAAAACAGAAAAGATGCCGGGCTGCCGGCCGTTTACATAAATTTCGATGTTTATGGTTACGGAGATACGCTTTGGCTATGGTCGGAAGGCGAACCATCAGCCTTCGTCCGGTCTTTATTGGATTCGTCAGCCGCATCAAAATTCAATGCCGTCCATGGAAGCGTATATCCCCCGAGCGACCATTTGAGTTTTAAGGCCGGTGGTGTTGAAACCTATTCATTCAGCCTGCTTTCGGCCGACGAAGTAAGCGGGATCGTTCAACTCTTAGGTGGTGAAGCTCCGGCACCCGGAAAAATGCCAAAAGCGCTTACCACCATACACACTGAAAGCGACACGCTCGATAAGATCGATGCCGCGGCGGTGGTCCGATCGCTGCCGATCGTTGAGGCCGCAATAAGAATATTAGATAAGTAA
- the rpmI gene encoding 50S ribosomal protein L35: MPKLKTHKGAAKRFRSTASGKFKRGHSHARHILTKKTNKRKRNLDIDTLVSEGDQKRVEKMLPYGRD; this comes from the coding sequence ATGCCAAAACTGAAAACACACAAAGGTGCCGCGAAGCGATTTCGCTCGACTGCGTCTGGCAAGTTCAAACGCGGGCATTCGCATGCGCGTCACATCTTGACCAAAAAGACCAACAAACGAAAACGCAATCTTGATATCGATACATTGGTATCCGAAGGCGATCAGAAACGCGTCGAAAAGATGCTGCCGTACGGAAGAGATTAA
- the rplT gene encoding 50S ribosomal protein L20: MPRAKRGNKRLEKRKKILALAKGYRGTKSKLYRSAKESVERALNFAYTGRKLKKRDFRKLWIVRINAACRLNDMKYSQFIHGLSLAGIELDRKSLADIAVKQPETFALIAGQAKDAISKQQQAAA; encoded by the coding sequence ATGCCAAGAGCAAAACGTGGGAATAAGCGTCTCGAGAAACGCAAAAAGATATTAGCCTTAGCCAAAGGCTATCGTGGAACAAAGTCGAAGCTGTACCGTTCGGCTAAAGAATCGGTCGAACGTGCGTTGAATTTCGCATACACCGGCCGGAAGCTGAAGAAGCGTGATTTTCGCAAACTGTGGATCGTCCGCATCAACGCAGCATGCCGCTTGAATGACATGAAGTATTCACAGTTCATTCATGGATTGAGCCTTGCCGGTATCGAACTCGATCGCAAATCGCTTGCCGATATCGCTGTAAAACAGCCGGAGACGTTCGCGTTGATCGCTGGACAGGCCAAAGACGCGATCAGCAAGCAACAGCAGGCAGCGGCTTAA
- a CDS encoding glycine C-acetyltransferase — protein MYAKFKEYLENTIDEIRDAGLYKSERVIDGPQDAHIDVNGREVLNMCANNYLGLSDHPAIVDAARRSLDEWGYGLSSVRFICGTQAIHKELERKISEFLGTEDTILYTSCFDANGGLFETLLGEEDAIISDELNHASIIDGVRLCKAQRFRYKNSDMTDLEAKLEEAKSARFKMIATDGVFSMDGYIAKLDEICDLAEKYDALVMVDDSHAVGFMGKTGRGVHEHHNVMDRVDVITGTLGKALGGASGGYTSGKKEMIELLRQRSRPYLFSNSVAPPIVAASIAAIDLLTGSTELRDKLMDNTRYFREKIQEVGLEVLPGEHPIVPVMFGEAGPAVKMAEALLEKGVYVIPFSFPVVPKGKARIRTQVSAAHSKEDLDFAVEKFAEAKAELGLTSIATSLS, from the coding sequence ATGTACGCCAAATTCAAAGAATACTTAGAAAATACCATTGACGAGATCCGCGATGCAGGACTCTACAAATCCGAACGCGTCATCGACGGCCCGCAGGATGCGCATATTGATGTGAATGGGCGTGAGGTCCTCAACATGTGCGCGAACAACTATCTCGGGCTGAGCGATCATCCGGCGATAGTTGATGCGGCGAGGCGATCGCTTGATGAATGGGGCTATGGGCTTTCGAGTGTGCGATTTATCTGCGGAACGCAGGCGATACATAAAGAGCTTGAGAGGAAGATCAGCGAATTTCTCGGTACCGAGGACACGATCCTTTACACGAGCTGTTTTGACGCCAACGGAGGCCTTTTCGAGACGCTGCTTGGCGAAGAGGACGCGATAATTTCCGACGAACTCAACCACGCGAGCATCATCGACGGCGTGCGTTTATGCAAAGCTCAGCGATTCCGCTACAAGAACAGCGACATGACCGACCTGGAGGCGAAGCTTGAGGAGGCGAAGTCCGCCAGATTTAAGATGATCGCCACCGACGGCGTGTTCTCGATGGATGGTTACATCGCGAAGCTCGATGAGATCTGCGACCTCGCCGAAAAATACGACGCTCTTGTAATGGTCGATGATTCGCACGCGGTCGGCTTTATGGGCAAGACCGGCCGAGGCGTCCACGAACATCACAATGTGATGGACCGCGTCGACGTTATCACCGGAACGCTCGGCAAAGCGCTTGGTGGAGCCAGCGGCGGCTACACGAGCGGCAAAAAAGAGATGATCGAACTGCTGCGTCAGCGTTCGCGTCCGTATCTGTTCTCAAACTCCGTCGCCCCGCCGATCGTCGCCGCATCGATCGCCGCGATCGACCTGCTCACCGGGTCGACCGAACTCCGCGACAAGCTGATGGACAACACCCGATACTTCCGCGAAAAGATCCAGGAAGTCGGGCTCGAAGTTCTGCCGGGCGAACATCCGATAGTGCCCGTGATGTTTGGCGAGGCCGGGCCGGCTGTGAAGATGGCAGAGGCGTTGCTCGAAAAGGGCGTGTATGTCATCCCGTTCTCTTTCCCGGTGGTACCGAAAGGCAAGGCTCGGATCAGAACGCAGGTTTCCGCAGCACATTCAAAGGAAGATCTGGATTTTGCGGTTGAGAAGTTTGCCGAGGCGAAAGCGGAATTAGGACTTACATCAATTGCAACTAGCTTAAGCTAG
- the tdh gene encoding L-threonine 3-dehydrogenase, which produces MKAIVKSRAEPGLWIEDVAEPEMGINDVMIRVKRGGICGTDLHIYNWDAWAQATINVPTTIGHEFVGEIVDVGSNVVDFKASDVVSVEGHLVCGRCRNCMAGKRALCANTRGVGVNMDGGFAEFIAVPHTNIWKHKPGIDLDVAAIFDPFGNAVHTALEFEVFGEDVLITGAGPIGIMAAAVAKHAGARNIVITDVNPFRLQLAEKMGHVTRAVDVSKTSIKDVQKELGMKEGFDVGMEMSGVPVAFKDMLANMFHGGKIAFLGIPAEQFAIDWKTVIFNMITIKGIYGRQMYETWYQMSNLLDAGVDISPVVTHRYSYRDFEQGFEAIKEGNCGKVVLDFESI; this is translated from the coding sequence ATGAAAGCAATCGTAAAAAGCAGAGCAGAACCGGGCCTTTGGATAGAGGATGTCGCTGAGCCCGAAATGGGAATAAACGACGTGATGATCCGCGTAAAGCGCGGCGGCATTTGCGGCACGGATCTCCACATTTACAATTGGGACGCCTGGGCACAGGCCACGATCAATGTGCCGACCACGATCGGCCATGAGTTCGTCGGCGAGATCGTCGATGTCGGGTCGAACGTGGTCGATTTCAAGGCGAGCGATGTCGTCAGCGTCGAGGGCCATCTCGTCTGCGGACGCTGCCGAAACTGCATGGCAGGCAAGCGTGCCCTTTGTGCAAACACACGCGGTGTAGGCGTCAACATGGACGGCGGGTTTGCGGAGTTCATCGCCGTGCCGCACACGAACATCTGGAAGCACAAGCCGGGCATCGACCTCGACGTCGCGGCGATCTTTGACCCCTTTGGCAATGCCGTCCATACCGCACTCGAGTTTGAAGTGTTCGGCGAAGACGTGCTCATCACCGGAGCCGGCCCGATCGGCATAATGGCGGCCGCGGTCGCCAAGCACGCCGGAGCACGCAACATTGTGATCACGGACGTAAACCCGTTCCGGCTCCAGCTTGCCGAGAAAATGGGGCACGTTACCCGCGCCGTCGATGTCAGCAAGACGTCGATCAAGGACGTCCAGAAAGAACTCGGCATGAAGGAAGGTTTCGACGTCGGCATGGAAATGTCTGGCGTTCCCGTCGCGTTCAAAGATATGCTTGCCAATATGTTCCACGGCGGCAAGATTGCCTTCCTCGGCATCCCGGCCGAGCAGTTCGCCATCGACTGGAAGACCGTCATCTTTAACATGATCACCATCAAAGGCATCTACGGCCGCCAGATGTACGAAACCTGGTACCAAATGTCCAACCTCCTCGACGCCGGAGTCGACATCTCGCCCGTAGTCACGCATCGGTATTCGTATAGGGATTTCGAGCAGGGATTCGAGGCGATCAAGGAAGGGAACTGCGGAAAGGTGGTCCTGGATTTTGAATCGATTTGA